A window of the Balaenoptera acutorostrata chromosome 13, mBalAcu1.1, whole genome shotgun sequence genome harbors these coding sequences:
- the LOC103002893 gene encoding mitochondrial genome maintenance exonuclease 1-like — protein sequence MKVFQTICRQLISSKGYSVKPAPSVVFSTSSYTCGGKKKVNRYEEVDQKKYSDLVRSVLSFRGHAQTPHPLFEEDALLYGPVRKCKAPKQEEETGGPQNWGPIFSLEKSRKPNATNDPTIPLKITLQRNMIPRVTRVLQQTMNSEQTSCLERWKQWMILELGEDGFAEYSSVWLDHGGLQRRVPHPPTFHGRRALLPVLGKVTSSTRRIYKEGKEPEYSETRLGAGSCVGTFRTFSQFGKMYCCFL from the exons ATGAAGGTATTTCAGACCATCTGCAGGCAGCTTATAAGTTCAAAGGGGTATTCTGTAAAACCAGCCCCCAGTGTGGTCTTCTCCACTTCCTCTTATACATGTGGcgggaagaaaaaagtgaaccGTTATGAAGAAGTGGACCAAAAAAAGTACTCTGATTTAGTAAGGTCTGTCTTGTCATTCAGAGGCCATGCTCAGACTCCACACCCTTTGTTCGAGGAAGATGCTTTACTCTATGGGCCTGTGAGGAAGTGTAAGGCCCCGAAGCAAGAAGAAGAGACAGGAGGTCCACAAAACTGGGGTCCTATCTTCAGTctggagaaaagcagaaaacCAAATGCAACAAATGATCCTACAATTCCTCTGAAAATTACTTTGCAAAGGAATATGATACCAAGGGTGACCCGAGTCCTTCAGCAGACCATGAACTCAGAACAGACTTCCTGTTTGGAGAGGTGGAAACAGTGGATGATTCTGGAACTGGGAGAGGATGGTTTTGCAGAATATA GTTCAGTGTGGCTTGATCATGGTGGCCTACAGAGACGGgtcccccacccacccacatTTCATGGACGCAGAGCTCTGCTCCCAGTACTAGGCAAAGTGACTTCTTCGACTAGAAGAAtatacaaagaaggaaaagaacctGAATATTCAGAAACTAGATTAGGGGCAGGAAGCTGTGTGGGAACGTTCAGGACTTTCTCACAGTTTGGGAAGATGTATTGCTGTTTCCTGTGA